In a single window of the Saccharothrix australiensis genome:
- a CDS encoding acyl-CoA dehydrogenase family protein — MPGAGAATAPFDTPERLDLRATVRRFTEREVVPHLADWERAGRLPRELHRAAARIGLLGIGFPERVGGAGDLLDTVVLTEELIQAGGSSGLVAGLLTHGIAVPHIVDAGGDDLVDRFVRPALAGELIGALAVTEPGGGSDVAALRTTARREGDHYVVNGAKAFITSGERADFVTAAVRTGGPGHRGISLLVVERGTPGFAVDRRLDKMGWHCSDTADLSFVDVRVPVANLVGAENAGFGLIMRRFQVERVSLAVQAYATAQRCLDLAIDHARRRETFGRPLIGRQVVRHKLVEMAQRVDLARVYTREVAVRVARGEECVAQVCFAKNAAVEACSAVVDAAVQLHGGAGYLRDSEVERHYRDARVLGIGGGATEVMVELAAKRLGFTA, encoded by the coding sequence CTGCCGGGGGCCGGTGCCGCGACGGCGCCCTTCGACACCCCGGAGCGCCTCGACCTCCGGGCGACCGTGCGGAGGTTCACCGAGCGGGAGGTCGTGCCGCACCTGGCGGACTGGGAGCGCGCGGGCCGGCTGCCGCGCGAGCTGCACCGCGCGGCCGCGCGGATCGGCCTGCTGGGCATCGGTTTCCCCGAGCGCGTCGGCGGCGCGGGCGACCTGCTGGACACCGTGGTGCTGACCGAGGAGCTGATCCAGGCGGGCGGCTCGTCCGGCCTGGTCGCCGGGCTCCTCACGCACGGGATCGCGGTGCCGCACATCGTGGACGCCGGTGGCGACGACCTGGTCGACCGGTTCGTCCGGCCCGCGCTCGCCGGTGAGCTGATCGGCGCGCTGGCGGTCACCGAGCCCGGCGGCGGGTCGGACGTCGCGGCGTTGCGCACCACCGCGCGCCGGGAGGGCGACCACTACGTCGTCAACGGCGCCAAGGCGTTCATCACCTCCGGCGAGCGCGCGGACTTCGTGACCGCGGCGGTGCGCACGGGCGGGCCCGGCCACCGGGGGATCAGCCTGCTGGTGGTGGAGCGGGGCACGCCCGGCTTCGCCGTCGACCGGCGGCTGGACAAGATGGGCTGGCACTGCTCGGACACCGCCGACCTGTCCTTCGTGGACGTCCGGGTCCCGGTGGCGAACCTGGTCGGCGCGGAGAACGCCGGGTTCGGGCTCATCATGCGCCGGTTCCAGGTGGAGCGCGTGTCGCTCGCGGTGCAGGCGTACGCCACCGCGCAGCGGTGCCTCGACCTCGCGATCGACCACGCGCGGCGGCGCGAGACGTTCGGCCGGCCGCTGATCGGCCGCCAGGTGGTGCGGCACAAGCTGGTCGAGATGGCGCAGCGCGTCGACCTCGCCCGCGTCTACACCCGCGAGGTCGCCGTGCGCGTGGCCCGCGGCGAGGAGTGCGTGGCGCAGGTGTGCTTCGCCAAGAACGCCGCCGTGGAGGCGTGCTCGGCCGTCGTCGACGCCGCGGTGCAGCTGCACGGCGGCGCGGGCTACCTGCGCGACAGCGAGGTGGAGCGGCACTACCGGGACGCCCGCGTCCTGGGCATCGGCGGCGGCGCGACCGAGGTGATGGTGGAACTGGCCGCGAAACGATTGGGGTTCACCGCATGA
- a CDS encoding TIGR03084 family metal-binding protein, with protein MADLRAESAALDDLVAPLDDWAVPTPAAGWTIAHQIGHLRWTDRVAVLAATEPAAFAALLATAPPDLVDRGAAEPVTLGQWRAGRVALERALLAVPPGVKVPWFGPPMSPTSMVTARLMETWAHGQDVADALGVTRAPTARLKHVAHIAVRAFGYAFLVNGLAAPAEPVRVELTGPGGEPWAWGPVDAANRITGPALDFCLLATRRRHRDDLAVTAVGEVAEAWVPIAQAFAGPPGPARGRGAGPAESAVGRAAGGAGSAEPGDKRGAGGRS; from the coding sequence ATGGCAGACCTGCGCGCGGAGAGCGCAGCGCTGGACGACCTCGTCGCGCCGCTGGACGACTGGGCCGTGCCCACGCCCGCGGCGGGGTGGACGATCGCGCACCAGATCGGCCACCTGCGCTGGACCGACCGGGTCGCCGTGCTCGCCGCGACCGAACCGGCCGCGTTCGCCGCCCTGCTCGCGACGGCACCGCCGGACCTGGTGGACCGGGGCGCGGCGGAGCCCGTGACGCTCGGGCAGTGGCGCGCCGGGCGGGTGGCGTTGGAGCGGGCGCTGCTCGCCGTGCCGCCGGGCGTGAAGGTGCCCTGGTTCGGGCCGCCGATGAGCCCGACCAGCATGGTGACCGCTCGGCTGATGGAGACGTGGGCGCACGGCCAGGACGTGGCCGACGCGCTCGGCGTGACCCGTGCGCCGACCGCGCGGCTCAAGCACGTGGCGCACATCGCCGTGCGGGCGTTCGGGTACGCGTTCCTGGTCAACGGCTTGGCTGCGCCGGCCGAACCGGTGCGCGTCGAGCTGACCGGTCCCGGTGGCGAGCCGTGGGCGTGGGGTCCGGTGGACGCCGCGAACCGGATCACCGGACCGGCGCTGGACTTCTGCCTGCTGGCGACCCGGCGGCGGCACCGGGACGACCTGGCGGTGACGGCGGTCGGCGAGGTGGCCGAGGCGTGGGTGCCGATCGCGCAGGCGTTCGCCGGGCCGCCCGGACCGGCGCGCGGCCGGGGCGCGGGTCCGGCGGAGTCGGCGGTTGGTCGGGCCGCGGGTGGCGCGGGTTCGGCGGAACCGGGCGACAAGCGGGGCGCGGGTGGGCGCTCGTGA
- a CDS encoding acyl-CoA carboxylase subunit beta → MTVLRTALDTRSAEYRENRAALLDKLAELDAEHAKALAGGGPRAVERHRGRGKLTARERVELLVDQDGPFLELSPLAAWGTDYPVGASVVTGIGVVEGVECVVVANDPTVRGGASNPWTLRKTFRADDIAARNRLPLISLVESGGADLTGQSEVFIPGGRAFRDLTRLSAAGIPTISAVFGNATAGGAYVPGMSDQVIMVDRRAKVFLGGPPLVRMATGEEADDESLGGARMHGTTSGLADFVAADEVDALRLTRRAVARLNRRKHGPPPKEPEPPRHDEEELLGLVPTDPRVPFDPREVLARIVDGSRFDEFKPDYGGSLVTGWADLHGYPIGVLANARGVLFSEEAQKAAQFIQLANSADTPLLFLQNTTGYMVGARYEQGGIIKHGAMMINAVANSAVPHLTVVMGASYGAGNYGMCGRAYDPRFLFTWPNARSAVMGPAQLAGVLSIVARQAAAAKGREYDEEHDTALRRAVEEQVEQQSLPAFLSGRLYDDGVIDPRDTRTVLGLCLSAVHGGPVKGATGYGVFRM, encoded by the coding sequence ATGACCGTGCTGCGCACCGCGCTGGACACCCGGTCCGCCGAGTACCGCGAGAACCGGGCGGCGCTGCTGGACAAGCTGGCCGAGCTGGACGCCGAGCACGCCAAGGCCCTGGCGGGCGGTGGCCCGCGGGCCGTCGAGCGGCACCGGGGGCGCGGCAAGCTGACCGCGCGCGAGCGGGTCGAGCTGCTGGTCGACCAGGACGGGCCCTTCCTGGAGCTGTCGCCGCTGGCCGCGTGGGGCACGGACTACCCGGTGGGCGCGAGCGTCGTGACCGGCATCGGGGTGGTGGAGGGCGTCGAGTGCGTGGTCGTCGCCAACGACCCGACCGTGCGCGGTGGCGCGAGCAACCCGTGGACGCTGCGCAAGACGTTCCGGGCCGACGACATCGCGGCTCGGAACCGGCTGCCGCTGATCAGCCTGGTCGAGTCCGGCGGCGCGGACCTGACCGGCCAGAGCGAGGTCTTCATCCCCGGCGGGCGGGCGTTCCGCGACCTCACGCGGCTGTCCGCCGCCGGGATACCCACGATCAGCGCGGTGTTCGGCAACGCCACCGCGGGCGGCGCGTACGTGCCGGGCATGTCCGACCAGGTGATCATGGTCGACCGGCGCGCCAAGGTGTTCCTCGGCGGGCCTCCGCTGGTGCGGATGGCGACCGGGGAGGAGGCCGACGACGAATCCCTCGGCGGCGCGCGGATGCACGGCACCACGTCCGGCCTGGCGGACTTCGTCGCCGCCGACGAGGTCGACGCCCTCCGCCTCACCCGCCGGGCCGTGGCCAGGCTGAACCGGCGCAAGCACGGGCCGCCGCCGAAGGAGCCCGAGCCGCCGCGGCACGACGAGGAGGAGCTGCTCGGCCTGGTGCCGACGGACCCGCGCGTCCCGTTCGACCCGCGCGAGGTCCTCGCGCGGATCGTGGACGGCTCGCGGTTCGACGAGTTCAAGCCCGACTACGGCGGCAGCCTGGTCACCGGCTGGGCCGACCTGCACGGCTACCCGATCGGCGTCCTGGCCAACGCGCGCGGCGTGCTGTTCAGCGAGGAGGCGCAGAAGGCCGCGCAGTTCATCCAGCTCGCCAACTCCGCCGACACCCCGCTGCTGTTCCTCCAGAACACCACCGGCTACATGGTCGGCGCGCGGTACGAGCAGGGCGGCATCATCAAGCACGGCGCCATGATGATCAACGCCGTGGCGAACAGCGCGGTGCCGCACCTGACCGTCGTCATGGGCGCCTCCTACGGCGCGGGCAACTACGGCATGTGCGGCCGGGCCTACGACCCGCGCTTCCTGTTCACCTGGCCGAACGCCAGGTCCGCCGTGATGGGGCCGGCGCAGCTCGCGGGCGTGCTGTCGATCGTGGCGCGGCAGGCCGCCGCCGCGAAGGGCCGCGAGTACGACGAGGAGCACGACACCGCGCTGCGGCGGGCGGTCGAGGAGCAGGTCGAGCAGCAGTCGCTCCCGGCGTTCCTGTCCGGGCGGCTCTACGACGACGGCGTGATCGACCCGCGCGACACCCGCACCGTGCTCGGGCTGTGCCTGTCCGCCGTCCACGGCGGACCGGTCAAGGGCGCCACCGGCTACGGCGTCTTCCGGATGTGA
- a CDS encoding TetR/AcrR family transcriptional regulator — MATGTRQRQADRSRSTRRRLLVATVECLVELGWSGTTTTVVAERAGVSRGAQLHHFRTRGELVAAAVEHLGAESVLHLKERAARLAGEPPAERIPAVVELIADFYASDLFTAALELWVAARTDADLKTVVVPLEARLGRETHRLAVELLAADEAKPGVREAVQITLDLVRGLALANQLTDDGKRRARLVRHWARMLEAAL; from the coding sequence GTGGCCACCGGGACGAGGCAGCGCCAGGCCGACCGCAGTCGTTCGACGCGGCGCAGGCTCCTGGTGGCGACCGTCGAGTGCCTCGTCGAGCTGGGCTGGTCGGGCACGACGACCACGGTGGTCGCCGAGCGCGCGGGCGTGTCCCGAGGCGCGCAGCTCCACCACTTCCGCACGCGCGGCGAACTCGTCGCGGCGGCGGTCGAGCACCTCGGCGCGGAGAGCGTGCTCCACCTGAAGGAACGGGCCGCGCGGCTGGCCGGGGAGCCGCCGGCGGAACGCATACCGGCGGTGGTCGAGCTGATCGCCGACTTCTACGCCAGCGACCTGTTCACCGCCGCCCTGGAGCTGTGGGTCGCCGCGCGCACCGACGCCGACCTCAAGACCGTCGTCGTGCCGCTGGAGGCGCGCCTGGGCCGGGAGACCCACCGCCTCGCGGTGGAACTGCTGGCCGCCGACGAGGCCAAGCCCGGTGTCCGGGAGGCCGTGCAGATCACGCTGGACCTCGTGCGCGGCCTGGCGTTGGCCAACCAGCTCACCGACGACGGCAAGCGGCGCGCGCGGCTCGTCCGGCACTGGGCGCGGATGCTGGAGGCCGCCCTGTGA